One Labrus mixtus chromosome 12, fLabMix1.1, whole genome shotgun sequence DNA segment encodes these proteins:
- the tmem151ba gene encoding transmembrane protein 151B → MSPASAATASESSTTTVPEEEEPSSPREEQRPQKQSLTKSLCQETHWKCLLLTLLMYGCVGVMAWCQVTKVTRLSFDSAYKGKSMMYHDSPCSNGYIYIPLAFLVMLYVVYLVECWHCYTRNELQYRVDVESVAERIQRMQQATPCIWWKAISYHYVRRTRQVTRYRNGDAYTTTQVYHERVNTHVAEAEFDYGNCGAKDISKSLQGLECFPITRLRFTKCFSFANIESENSYLTQRARFFTENEGLDDYMEAREGMHLKNVDFKEHMIAFSDPDHLPWYGLNSTFWAAAAFTVSWPLRVLTEYRTACVHFHVEKLFGFDYVPATPSEERPYCRHIPRVNTIDSTELEWHIRSNQQLVPSYSEAVLMDLAQLSGSCNSYSVCGGYGSYRQNCERCHRAISSSSIFSRSALSICNTGSPRIPFSASRFSLSRLYGSRRSCLWRSSGSLNEQSCPTESTRCLSGNPNSEENPPAYQDALYFPVLIVHRNEGCLNHDHRSLHRNGSCVETSL, encoded by the exons ATGTCCCCAGCATCGGCTGCCACCGCCAGTGAAAGCAGCACCACCACCGTGCCCGAGGAAGAGGAGCCGAGCAGCCCCAGGGAGGAG CAGCGACCTCAGAAACAGTCCCTGACTAAATCCCTCTGTCAGGAGACTCACTGGAAATGTCTGCTGCTGACCCTGCTGATGTACGGCTGTGTTGGGGTGATGGCCTGGTGCCAGGTGACCAAGGTCACGCGCCTCTCCTTCGACAGCGCCTACAAGGGAAAGTCTATGATGTACCATGACAGCCCCTGCTCCAACGGCTACATCTACATCCCCTTGGCCTTCCTGGTCATGCTCTACGTGGTTTACCTGGTGGAGTGCTGGCACTGCTACACCAGGAACGAGCTGCAGTACAGGGTTGATGTGGAGAGTGTGGCAGAGCGAATCCAGCGCATGCAGCAGGCTACACCCTGCATCTGGTGGAAGGCCATCAGCTACCATTATGTCAGGAGGACAAGGCAGGTGACGCGCTACCGCAATGGAGACGCCTACACTACCACGCAGGTGTACCACGAGCGAGTCAACACCCACGTGGCTGAGGCGGAGTTTGACTATGGGAACTGCGGGGCTAAAGACATCTCGAAGAGCTTGCAGGGCCTTGAGTGCTTCCCAATCACCCGGCTGAGGTTCACCAAGTGCTTTAGCTTTGCCAACATTGAGTCAGAGAACTCCTACCTGACGCAGAGAGCTCGGTTCTTCACGGAGAACGAGGGCCTGGATGACTACATGGAGGCTCGAGAGGGGATGCACCTGAAGAATGTAGACTTTAAGGAGCATATGATTGCCTTTTCTGACCCTGATCACCTCCCCTGGTATGGATTAAACTCCACTTTCTGGGCCGCAGCAGCTTTCACCGTCTCCTGGCCTCTGCGTGTGCTGACGGAGTACCGCACTGCATGTGTTCACTTTCACGTAGAGAAGCTGTTCGGCTTCGATTATGTGCCAGCAACACCCTCTGAGGAGCGGCCATATTGCAGACACATCCCTCGAGTCAACACCATCGACAGCACCGAGCTGGAGTGGCACATTCGCTCCAACCAGCAGCTGGTGCCCAGCTACTCCGAGGCGGTGCTCATGGACCTGGCTCAGCTCTCTGGGAGCTGTAACAGCTACTCTGTTTGTGGAGGCTACGGAAGCTACAGGCAGAACTGTGAGCGCTGCCACCGTGCCATCAGcagctcctccatcttctccCGTAGCGCCCTGAGCATCTGCAACACGGGGAGCCCTCGCATCCCCTTTAGCGCGAGCCGCTTCTCACTGAGTCGGCTGTACGGCTCCAGGCGGAGCTGCCTGTGGCGGAGCAGCGGGAGTTTGAACGAGCAGTCCTGCCCAACAGAGAGCACGCGCTGTCTGTCAGGAAATCCGAACAGTGAGGAGAACCCCCCGGCCTATCAGGACGCTCTGTACTTCCCTGTGCTCATTGTACACCGCAACGAAGGCTGCCTCAACCACGACCACCGCTCCTTGCACAGAAACGGCTCCTGTGTAGAGACCTCTCTATGA
- the tcte1 gene encoding dynein regulatory complex subunit 5: MSRYSYHPGANLNPAEDYRRRRRIIAEDPDWYLTLVPCLSKLCLQSIIKNFEVKQIFEELKPSEKEFVQGGLSTSLPLDVTANSITDGVYWKRRCEGRWDLCDVSHYGNSWKRMFFERHMEDIIELFIPEVTETSTVLELVPICQKYVKRLDITQLLPPIKEPQTEEEDYGLELLGNNEGPSIDHFNFNILLSKLTNLEELHLVYRVKQCGMNFEWQMFEMTDRDCESLATALKSCMTLKLLRLHESHIDDKKCRLLVKHLLDHPSLRELDFSYNLIGDRGTRAVAKLLARSKLETLNMCCNEIREHGAKAIAHALSNNSTLLSLNLRLNRLGDEGGQAIGKALLNNNNTLLHLHLGGNTVTAPTAIALAKVIAHNKTLKGINLSCNNLGVAGGKALEEAMSYNTSITECDIRQTEVDEQSVSFINQVVWNNKSSEKKKQTQENKSK; the protein is encoded by the exons ATGTCGAGGTATTCTTATCATCCAGGAGCTAACCTGAACCCAGCCGAGGACtacagaaggaggagaaggatcATTGCTGAAGATCCAGACTGGTACCTGACTTTAGTGCCTTGTTTATCAAAACTGTGTCTGCAAAGCATCATTAAAAACTTTGAAG TGAAGCAGATATTCGAAGAGCTTAAACCCAGCGAGAAAGAGTTTGTGCAAGGAGGACTGTCTACTTCCCTGCCCCTGGATGTGACCGCCAACTCGATCACAGATGGAGTTTACTGGAAGCGACGCTGTGAGGGGCGGTGGGACCTTTGTGATGTCTCTCATTATGGAAACAGCTGGAAGCGAATGTTTTTTGAGAGGCACATGGAGGACATTATTGAGCTGTTTATTCCAGAGGTAACAGAGACAAGTACAGTTCTGGAGTTGGTGCCAATTTGTCAGAAATATGTCAAGAGGCTTGACATTACCCAGCTCCTACCACCGATCAAGGAGccacagacagaggaagaggactATGGCTTGGAGTTGTTAGGCAATAATGAAGGACCATCCATTGAccactttaactttaacatcCTGCTCAGTAAGCTGACAAACCTGGAAGAGCTCCATTTGGTTTATAGGGTCAAGCAATGTGGAATGAACTTTGAATGGCAGATGTTTGAGATGACTGACCGAGATTGTGAGTCCCTTGCAACAGCCCTTAAGTCCTGCATGACTCTAAAG CTTCTCAGGCTCCATGAAAGTCACATTGATGATAAAAAGTGCCGGCTGCTGGTGAAACACCTTTTGGACCACCCGTCCCTGAGGGAGCTGGACTTTTCTTACAACCTGATCGGAGACAGAGGAACCAGAGCTGTCGCTAAACTACTCGCCAGGAGTAAACTGGAGACCCTGAACATGTGCTGCAATGAAATCAGAGAACACGGAGCCAAAGCTATAGCTCATGCCTTGTCCAACAACTCCACCCTTTTGTCTCTTAACCTGCGTCTGAACCGTTTGGGGGACGAGGGGGGTCAGGCGATTGGGAAGGCCTtgctgaacaacaacaacaccctTCTTCACCTGCACCTGGGAGGCAATACGGTGACGGCACCAACTGCCATCGCACTTGCCAAAGTGATTGCTCACAATAAAACCTTAAAGGGCATCAATCTCTCCTGCAACAACCTGGGTGTG gCTGGAGGAAAAGCTCTGGAGGAGGCGATGTCTTACAACACCAGTATAACAGAGTGTGATATCCGTCAGACAGAGGTGGATGAGCAGAGTGTTTCCTTCATAAACCAGGTGGTTTGGAACAACAAgagttcagaaaaaaagaaacaaactcaagagaataaatccaaatag